Genomic window (Candidatus Neomarinimicrobiota bacterium):
TCCAATACCATCGTGATCCCCTGGCGTTCAACCCAGATTGGTTGAACAAGGCGCTAGTTGTCGCCGGAAATTACAGCAATTCAATTCCGATTCCGACTACACCCAAATGGACTTCCTACTGGCTACGGGATGAACTTTTAAACAACGGCTATGCTTCTGTAGATACGGTCTATTATCCCCCGACACAGCAAGGTGCTTCTCAAATATCTGCTTCAATTGATGCCGGCGTAGGCATTGTAAACTACCGCGGTTGGGGTGATGCAAATGGATGGCATTATCCCGAGTTTCATGTAAGCGATGTGGCAGGGCTTAACAATGGCTGGATGACCCCGGTCTTCACCAGCTTTGTTTGCAATGCGAATGATTTTGGGAACCCTACAGTGCCAACTTGTTTTGGTGAATCGTTAATTCGTGCTGGAACACCCACAGTTCCGCAGGGTGGCGTTGCCATTATCGGTCCGTCAGATTTACATACGAGCACAAAATTCAATAATGTGATAAATGCTTATATGTTTGATGCAATGTTTGACAACGGTGTTACGGAACTTGCTCCGGCAATGCTTGCAGGACAGTTAGGATTACTAACCGAATTCCCGCATTTAGACGGACCGGGTGAAGGACAAGAATTTTATTTTCACGTGTACAATATCTTGGGCGATCCTTCGCTTTCCATGCACTTGGGTACGCCGGATGTATTTGCGATTGAAGCAGATTCTATCTGGTCGGCTGATGGATATATTTCATTAAACGTCACAAATGCCGCCGGGAATCCGGTACGGGATGCAGTTGTCGCAATCATGGCGGATGATTCTCTATTAGCAAAAGGAATCACAAATTCCAGCGGACAATTTCAAGTTTCGGTGGATCCGGGAGATGCTGCAGCATTGGACATTTACGTGAATAAAAGTGGATTTATCCAGGGACATGAAGAAGTGTCGATTCATGAATCCGGACAGTCCATTGGATTTATTGGATACGTCTTGAGTGACAATGGAAACGGGCTTGTAGATCCTGGAGAAAAGGTGGCACTTTACCCAATATTAAAAAATCATTTGGATATCATGATTTCAGGTGGGACCGGAACTGTTTCATCTTCATCCGATATTGAACTTTTGGATTCCACCTTTTCTTTTACAGATATTCCGGAAGGAAGTGAAGTGACTGCTACAGATTCTATTGTTTTCCGTTATAAAGGAATGGGATCAATGACTGATCCATTGCTTTTATCATTTGAAGCAAATGGGGACGTTGGAAATACATTGGTTTCTGTAAGTGATCCAATTCTCAAAATTGACCTGATTAATACCCCATCACAATCAACGGACGGATCTTTATCCATTAGTCCTGATTTAATATTCCACAATTTCAGTAATGCACAACTTGATACAATAAATATCGTGTTGCTCTCTTTGACGGATTCAATTTCCATTGATGTTTTTACTACAGAAGTAAAACCACCATTTACTTTGAATTCTTGGGACACCGCTTTTGTGGATTTGGAATATTACAATTTAAATATTGGTGATGTTTCCATAAGCAGTGAGTTATCTCTTGCGATAATATTAACGGATGCAGTTTGGAATAAATTGGATTCTATACGCATTGATATTCCTATAAATCCATCAAATGAAAATCAGACAATGAACCCATCGGATTACGGTTATTGGTCCTACGATGATATTGATTCAGGTTATACACAGACACCTGAATTCAACTGGGTTGAGCTTGATCCTGCTCACGGGGGTTCCGGCGGAACGGAATATGTTTTGGACGACGACGATCACATCCGCGTGGACCTGCCGTTTGCATTCCAATATTTTGGGAATTCCTACGATCAGATTACCATCAGTTCCAACGGCTGGACATCCTTCGAAACAACGCCAGTGGATTATTTCTGGAATTTTTCGATTCCCATGGCGATGGGTCCGAATGCCATGCTTGCGCCGTTCTGGGATGACCTTGAAACCATTGACACGGACGGAGACGACGCAATTGATGTGTGGATAAATGTTTTCACAAGATATGACGAATTGGAAGGCCGCTTCATCATTGAATGGTCTCGCGCACTGAACGGTTACGACGAGGCGACAGAAGAGACATTTGAAATTATTTTGTATTCCCAGTCCGCCATACCGACAGCAACCGGCGACGGCGTGATTGAATTTCAGTATTACAAGATAGACAATGTGGATGTGACTAAGAATTATTCCACGGTCGGGATCGAGTCGCCGGACAAGAATGACGGACTTCAAATCACTTTCAATAATACATACGCCGCCGGCGCGGCAGCTTTGGACAGCGGGCGGGTGATTCGATTTACAACTGAGGCGCCGGAAAATTATGTGCCGTCCTTGAGCGTTGAGGATGACATTATTCCAAGCGGATTCCAACTGCATCCCGTATTTCCCAATCCATTCAATCCTTCCACAACCATTCGTTTTCAAATCCCTGTAGGGGCGAGATATATCTCGCCCCTACAATTACGGGTTTACGATATAACCGGAAGATTGGTGGAAACATTGGTGGATGGAAACATGCAACCGGGAAGGCACGAAATTGTTTGGAATGCCAAACAACACAGCAGCGGAATGTATTTTGTAGAATTAGGGTCAGGGTCATTCCGCCAGACGCAAAAAATGATTCTCCTGAAATAGGAATTTTCCACCGAAATCTGTAATTTTTACCGATTAAAAAGAATGGAAAACTAAAATGAACGTCACAATTTATACCACATCCCGTTGCCCGTACTGCTCCATGGCGAAACGCTTATTTGATGAGCAGAACATTGAATATAATGAAATCGATATTGAAGCTGAAAAAATGAGCAGGGAAGAGATGTCTAAAATTGGTAAAGGGTCAACTGTTCCACAAATTTTAATTGACGAAAAACCAATCGGTGGTTATGATGATCTTTTGGTTTTGTATCAATCCGGGAATCTTGGTTCCAATCAGGCGGGTGAATAAAGAAATTATGTCACTCTGAT
Coding sequences:
- a CDS encoding T9SS type A sorting domain-containing protein, which gives rise to MRLLAAVIISINVLFSADANFRGKSKADLTGQAIPMAFKSLVQAEYGLAGNDINPMRGTYMIIVPDAWESYISMFASFKMSQGFDVIVKKQSDAGSSADEIKATISNHLDQDPLLEYVLLIGEVNEGSGSVIPTFYYGDANDVTDQKYSHLVSDDFIPDIFIGRMSITSVTELMVITQKTIQYHRDPLAFNPDWLNKALVVAGNYSNSIPIPTTPKWTSYWLRDELLNNGYASVDTVYYPPTQQGASQISASIDAGVGIVNYRGWGDANGWHYPEFHVSDVAGLNNGWMTPVFTSFVCNANDFGNPTVPTCFGESLIRAGTPTVPQGGVAIIGPSDLHTSTKFNNVINAYMFDAMFDNGVTELAPAMLAGQLGLLTEFPHLDGPGEGQEFYFHVYNILGDPSLSMHLGTPDVFAIEADSIWSADGYISLNVTNAAGNPVRDAVVAIMADDSLLAKGITNSSGQFQVSVDPGDAAALDIYVNKSGFIQGHEEVSIHESGQSIGFIGYVLSDNGNGLVDPGEKVALYPILKNHLDIMISGGTGTVSSSSDIELLDSTFSFTDIPEGSEVTATDSIVFRYKGMGSMTDPLLLSFEANGDVGNTLVSVSDPILKIDLINTPSQSTDGSLSISPDLIFHNFSNAQLDTINIVLLSLTDSISIDVFTTEVKPPFTLNSWDTAFVDLEYYNLNIGDVSISSELSLAIILTDAVWNKLDSIRIDIPINPSNENQTMNPSDYGYWSYDDIDSGYTQTPEFNWVELDPAHGGSGGTEYVLDDDDHIRVDLPFAFQYFGNSYDQITISSNGWTSFETTPVDYFWNFSIPMAMGPNAMLAPFWDDLETIDTDGDDAIDVWINVFTRYDELEGRFIIEWSRALNGYDEATEETFEIILYSQSAIPTATGDGVIEFQYYKIDNVDVTKNYSTVGIESPDKNDGLQITFNNTYAAGAAALDSGRVIRFTTEAPENYVPSLSVEDDIIPSGFQLHPVFPNPFNPSTTIRFQIPVGARYISPLQLRVYDITGRLVETLVDGNMQPGRHEIVWNAKQHSSGMYFVELGSGSFRQTQKMILLK
- the grxC gene encoding glutaredoxin 3; amino-acid sequence: MNVTIYTTSRCPYCSMAKRLFDEQNIEYNEIDIEAEKMSREEMSKIGKGSTVPQILIDEKPIGGYDDLLVLYQSGNLGSNQAGE